In Aspergillus fumigatus Af293 chromosome 2, whole genome shotgun sequence, a genomic segment contains:
- the alg10 gene encoding dolichyl-P-Glc:Glc(2)Man(9)GlcNAc(2)-PP-dolichol alpha-1,2- glucosyltransferase, which translates to MSAVRPVSGISLAARYAVPFVLLLIPLWMAKVNTVVPDPYLDEVFHVPQAQAYWDHRWFHWDPKITTPPGLYIWSYILCAAALVLRGSPKELNAGALRATNVAAAAVFLPWRLQTLLDALRKVRNTRPSGAWLSHTVLNICLFPPLFFFSGLYYTDIVSLLAVIEAYNWDIKRSAGSWSLLKTAVFVATGLTALVLRQTNIFWVAIFLGGLQVVRRLRQSSKASQASSLLQIIQSGFNNELYDPLVSEASFFDYVKTSISLVSVGLRNFIPIIISTVPYLVILAAFGGFVLWNDGVVLGHKEFHTAGLHLSQMLYIWPYFMFFSWPILIFPVINLVLPNSVIPAFFDYGFTKKQKGLPRIWTALVIIPIMLAVVHFNTIIHPFTLADNRHYIFYVFRILRSHPAIRYAAVPTAYFVGGWAVISAFGFSTTKPQPQFVPITKSNELAAAQKGQLKEAARKKEKSERKSKSKKASQVTASPPAQDQFSPEVLARIQEHLAQRQKQQQEVPRASFVLVWLAATALSLVTAPLVEPRYFIIPWVMWRLHLPPQPVPLVYRQQRPRDEREALHADLATNFSLFMETYWFLAINAATGYIFLYKGFEWPQEPGKVQRFMW; encoded by the exons ATGAGTGCTGTGCGGCCTGTATCAGGCATCTCTCTAGCTGCTCGATATGCAGTTCCTTTTGTGCTCCTGCTGATCCCGCTATGGATGGCCAAGGTGAACACCGTCGTTCCGGATCCGTATTTGGACGAGGTTTTCCATGTCCCTCAGGCGCAGGCGTACTGGGATCATAGGTGGTTTCATTGGGACCCTAAAATCACGACTCCGCCAGGACTTTACATCTGGTCTTACATCCTTTGTGCTGCTGCGCTAGTACTCCGTGGCTCTCCGAAGGAGCTCAACGCTGGAGCCCTCCGTGCTACCAATgttgcagctgcagcggtctttcttccctggcgGCTGCAGACTCTTTTGGATGCATTGCGTAAGGTGCGCAATACGCGCCCTTCTGGAGCTTGGCTGAGCCATACGGTGCTGAATATTTGCCTTTTCCCGCcactgttcttcttctccgggCTCTATTACACGGATATTGTCTCCCTACTTGCGGTCATTGAAGCTTATAATTGGGATATCAAACGTTCTGCGGGATCCTGGTCACTTCTCAAGACGGCAGTTTTTGTTGCGACTGGATTGACCGCTCTTGTTCTCCGGCAAACAAACATCTTCTGGGTGGCCATCTTTCTTGGGGGCCTGCAGGTGGTTCGGAGACTTCGTCAGTCCTCGAAGGCCAGCCAGGCCTCCAGTCTGCTTCAAATCATCCAGAGCGGTTTCAACAATGAACTGTACGACCCGCTTGTGTCGGAGGCCTCCTTCTTTG ACTATGTCAAAACATCAATCTCGCTTGTTTCAGTTGGTCTGAGGAACTTCATCCCGATAATAATCTCAACGGTTCCCTATCTCGTCATCCTTGCAGCCTTTGGTGGATTTGTGCTCTGGAACGATGGAGTTGTCCTGG GACACAAAGAGTTTCACACAGCAGGTCTGCATCTCTCGCAGATGCTCTATATCTGGCCTTATTTCATGTTCTTCTCTTGGCCCATCCTGATTTTCCCAGTCATCAATCTGGTGCTTCCAAACTCTGTGATACCCGCATTCTTTGACTACGGATTTACCAAAAAGCAAAAGGGGCTTCCCAGAATATGGACGGCCCTGGTCATTATTCCCATCATGCTGGCCGTCGTCCATTTCAAcaccatcatccatccattcaCTCTGGCTGATAACCGTCATTACATTTTCTACGTCTTCCGTATTCTGCGTTCGCACCCCGCTATCAGATATGCTGCTGTTCCTACTGCCTACTTTGTTGGTGGCTGGGCTGTGATTTCCGCATTTGGATTCTCCACCACCAAGCCACAGCCTCAATTTGTGCCAATCACAAAGTCAAACGAACTGGCTGCTGCTCAGAAGGGGCAGTTGAAGGAGGCTGCCCGCAAGAAAGAGAAGTCTGAACGCAAGTCCAAGTCGAAAAAGGCCAGCCAAGTGACGGCCTCGCCGCCCGCCCAAGATCAGTTCTCACCCGAGGTTCTTGCTCGAATCCAGGAGCACCTTGCGCAGCGTCAGAAGCAACAGCAGGAAGTCCCACGAGCGAGCTTCGTGCTCGTCTGGCTTGCAGCCACGGCACTATCGCTTGTTACCGCGCCGCTTGTTGAGCCACGCTATTTCATCATTCCTTGGGTAATGTGGCGGCTTCATCTACCCCCACAGCCGGTGCCTCTCGTGTACCGCCAACAACGGCCTCGTGATGAGCGGGAGGCCCTGCACGCCGATCTGGCGACTAATTTCTCCTTGTTCATGGAGACGTACTGGTTCTTGGCGATCAACGCCGCCACCGGGTATATCTTTTTGTACAAGGGCTTTGAATGGCCACAAGAGCCGGGGAAAGTCCAGAGGTTTATGTGGTGA
- the psf2 gene encoding DNA replication protein PSF2 → MAFPLPRGITPPEIAFLAEMEMVTILPRQRLEGLELLGGQVEPLLPPRRASLPLWLALLLKRQRRANILPPAWLHPEPLSLILEIETQHHEYENAFSPPPPLPGQPSVRDRNRGQRPIARARHTPDGQRYFPSPPFLPQNIAQDNAHPSEPPSLPYHWLEVGNMLLDAASDDLVDPDQIRRLLKELREVRMAKIRSGVDVLDAAATGGGGVALTGVGAMEIGESRGFVTGVVDGLRKIGASKEQARREQMAEEMANGGYDATQDDEDEMEF, encoded by the exons ATGGCCTTCCCTCTTCCGCGGGGCATCACGCCCCCGGAGATTGCCTTTCTAGCGGAGATGGAAATGGTGACGATTCTCCCTCGTCAACGATTGGAGGGCCTCGAATTGCTAGGT GGACAAGTCGAACCACTCCTACCTCCCCGCCGCGCTTCCCTCCCACTGTGGCTAGCCCTCCTCCTCAAACGCCAGCGCCGCGCAAACATCCTCCCGCCCGCGTGGCTTCACCCTGAGCCCCTCTCCCTGATCCTCGAGATTGAAACGCAACATCACGAATACGAGAATGCATTTTCCCCGCCTCCCCCGCTGCCGGGGCAGCCGAGCGTCCGCGACCGCAACCGTGGACAGAGACCGATAGCCAGGGCGCGTCATACGCCGGATGGCCAGCGATACTTTCCTTCGCCGCCATTCTTACCGCAGAACATCGCGCAGGACAATGCACATCCCAGCGAGCCTCCATCATTACCGTACCATTGGTTGGAGGTAGGCAATATGCTTCTCGACGCGGCAAGTGACGATCTGGTGGATCCGGACCAGATACGGCGgttgctgaaggagctgcgGGAGGTGCGAATGGCAAAGATACGCTCTGGAGTGGACGTTTTGGATGCTGCGGCCACCGGCGGGGGCGGAGTGGCTCTCACGGGTGTTGGGGCGATGGAGATTGGTGAGTCGAGAGGATTTGTGACCGGGGTCGTAGATGGGCTTAG GAAGATCGGTGCGTCGAAAGAGCAAGCACGGCGGGAGCAgatggcggaggagatggccaATGGGGGATATGATGCCACCcaggacgatgaagacgagatGGAGTTCTAG